The genomic interval TACGGCTATGGGGAGCTAAAGAAGAAGCTACAAGAGATTAGGGAGGAGTATGGTATAGAGGTTATTGAAGTTAATCCAGCCTACAGCTCACAGACATGCAGTTCATGTGGTTATGTGGACAAGGAGAACAGGAAATCACAGGAGAGATTTGAATGTAGGTTATGTGGATATAAAACCAATGCTGATGTGAATGGGGCGAAAAATCTGGTAAGCCGTGCTTACCGGGTAAGTAGCTCTAATTTACACAGCATTGGCAAAGCCCTTGTCAGGCAGGTGGAGGAGTTTTTGAAAAACCTGTCTGGTGAGCGGTGTGAGTGCCTCAGGAGTAAGGCACGGGGCTTACTCGCTCAGAACTCCTATTTTGGGGTTTTGGGTGATAGTCCCAAACCCGATGCTTGGACAAATGTCTATAAGTGAGATATTTGTCTATGCAAAGGGATACTCTAAGCGGGGAAATGAAGAAGGATAGAATACAGTTTGTATGTCAGGAGTGCGGTTACTCATCAGCAAAATGGCTCGGAAAGTGTCCATCGTGCGGTAGCTGGAATTCGTTTGTGGAGGAGAGGGACAGTGTGCTTTTAAAAA from Hydrogenobacter sp. carries:
- a CDS encoding transposase, which encodes YGYGELKKKLQEIREEYGIEVIEVNPAYSSQTCSSCGYVDKENRKSQERFECRLCGYKTNADVNGAKNLVSRAYRVSSSNLHSIGKALVRQVEEFLKNLSGERCECLRSKARGLLAQNSYFGVLGDSPKPDAWTNVYK